A genomic segment from Pseudorca crassidens isolate mPseCra1 chromosome 6, mPseCra1.hap1, whole genome shotgun sequence encodes:
- the LOC137226079 gene encoding dnaJ homolog subfamily B member 3-like: MVDYYEVLGVPRQASIEAIRKAYRKLALKWHPDKNPENKEEAERRFKRVAQAYEVLSDAKKRDIYDRYGEAGVQGGGGGRGGRPFGDPFEDPFEGVFTFRDPADVFREFFGGQDPFSSHLFGDLLENILGGRRSSRGSRSRSRESAPIFSAFSECPASGGGFSSFDRGFTSFGSLGNGGLSSFSMSCSGGTGNFKSMSTSTEIINGKKITTKRIIENGQERIEVEEDGELKSMMINGKEQLPHLDTK; the protein is encoded by the coding sequence ATGGTGGACTACTACGAGGTGCTGGGCGTGCCCCGCCAGGCCTCCATCGAGGCCATCAGGAAGGCGTACCGCAAGCTGGCGCTTAAGTGGCACCCGGACAAAAACCCTGAGAACAAGGAGGAGGCGGAGAGGCGATTCAAACGAGTGGCCCAGGCCTACGAGGTGTTGTCAGACGCCAAGAAGAGGGACATCTACGACCGATACGGCGAGGCGGGAGTGCAGGGCGGCGGTGGCGGCCGGGGCGGCAGGCCCTTCGGGGACCCCTTCGAGGACCCCTTCGAGGGCGTCTTCACTTTCCGCGACCCGGCCGACGTCTTCAGGGAGTTCTTCGGCGGCCAGGACCCGTTTTCATCTCACTTATTCGGAGACCTGCTTGAGAACATTTTGGGCGGTCGGAGGAGCTCCCGgggaagcagaagcagaagcagagagtCCGCACCGATTTTCTCCGCCTTCAGTGAATGTCCAGCATCTGGAGGcggtttttcttcctttgatagAGGATTTACCTCCTTTGGTTCCCTGGGCAATGGGggcctttcttccttctccatgtCTTGTAGTGGTGGGACGGGCAACTTCAAATCCATGTCGACTTCCACCGAAATCATTAATGGCAAGAAGATCACCACCAAGAGAATCATTGAGAATGGCCAAGAAAGGATAGAGGTGGAAGAAGACGGAGAGTTAAAGTCCATGATGATAAACGGCAAAGAGCAGTTACCA
- the LOC137226078 gene encoding UDP-glucuronosyltransferase 1A1-like, with the protein MTAGSRGPRPLILGLLLCALGPALTQGGKLLVVPIDGSRWLSLVGIVQQLQHKGHDIVVLAPDASMYVKEGAFYTLKRYPVPFRREDLEVAFMNLGRSVFENDPFLQRMVKIYKKIKDDSALLFSACSHLLHNKELMSSLAEGSFDAVLTDPFLPCGPIVAQYLAVPAVFFLNGLPCSLDFQGTQCPNPPSYVPRPLSFNSDRMTFLQRVKNILIALSESFLCNVVYSPYAPLASEVLQKDVTLQDLMSYASIWLLRSDFVNNYPRPIMPNTVFIGGINCASKKPLSQEFEAYVNASGEHGIVVFSLGSMVSEIPEQKATEIADALGKIPQTVLWRYTGTPPPNLAKNTKLVKWLPQNDLLGHPKTRAFITHSGSHGVYEGICNGVPMVMMPLFGDQMDNAKRIETRGAGVTLDILEMSSKDLENALKTVISDKSYKENIMRLSSLHKDRPMEPLDLAVFWVEFVMRHKGAPHLRPAAHDLTWYQYYSLDVIGFLLAVVLTVIFVTFKGCAFAFRKCFGKKERVKKSHKPKAH; encoded by the exons ATGACAGCAGGGTCCCGGGGTCCACGTCCACTCATCCTGGGCCTGCTGCTGTGTGCGCTTGGCCCTGCCCTGACGCAGGGTGGGAAGCTGTTGGTGGTCCCCATAGACGGCAGCCGCTGGCTGAGTTTGGTCGGGATCGTCCAGCAGCTGCAGCACAAGGGACATGACATAGTGGTCCTCGCACCCGACGCCTCCATGTACGTTAAAGAAGGGGCATTTTACACCTTGAAGAGGTATCCCGTGCCATTCCGAAGGGAGGACTTGGAAGTGGCTTTTATGAACCTTGGGCGTAGTGTTTTTGAGAACGACCCTTTTCTGCAGCGCATGgtcaaaatatacaagaaaatcaaagatgactcGGCTCTACTCTTTTCCGCCTGCTCCCATTTACTGCACAACAAGGAGTTGATGTCCTCCCTGGCAGAAGGCAGCTTTGATGCTGTACTGACAGACCCTTTCCTTCCCTGCGGCCCCATCGTGGCCCAGTACCTGGCTGTGCCTGCTGTGTTCTTCTTGAATGGACTGCCGTGCAGCCTGGACTTTCAGGGTACCCAGTGCCCCAACCCACCGTCCTATGTGCCCAGGCCTCTGTCCTTTAACTCAGATCGCATGACCTTCCTGCAGCGGGTGAAGAACATACTCATTGCCTTGTCAGAGAGCTTTCTGTGCAATGTGGTTTATTCCCCGTACGCACCACTTGCCTCGGAAGTCCTTCAGAAAGACGTGACTCTCCAGGACCTTATGAGCTATGCATCTATCTGGCTTCTCAGAAGTGACTTTGTAAATAATTACCCAAGGCCCATCATGCCCAATACAGTTTTTATTGGTGGGATCAACTGCGCTAGCAAAAAGCCACTATCTCAG GAATTTGAAGCCTATGTAAATGCTTCTGGAGAACATGGAATTGTGGTCTTCTCTCTGGGCTCAATGGTCTCAGAGATTCCGGAGCAGAAAGCTACGGAAATTGCTGATGCTTTGGGCAAAATACCTCAGACA GTCCTGTGGCGGTACACTGGGACTCCACCGCCGAATCTTGCGAAGAATACAAAACTTGTCAAGTGGCTGCCCCAAAATGATCTGCTTG GTCACCCAAAGACTCGGGCCTTTATCACACATTCCGGCTCCCACGGTGTTTATGAAGGAATATGTAATGGTGTTCCGATGGTGATGATGCCCTTGTTTGGTGATCAGATGGACAATGCAAAGCGCATAGAGACCCGAGGGGCCGGAGTAACCTTGGACATCCTGGAAATGAGTTCAAAAGATTTAGAAAATGCCCTGAAAACTGTCATCAGTGACAAAAG CTATAAGGAAAACATCATGCGCCTCTCTAGCCTTCACAAGGACCGCCCCATGGAGCCTCTAGACCTGGCTGTATTCTGGGTGGAGTTTGTGATGAGGCACAAGGGGGCGCCACACCTGCGCCCTGCGGCGCATGACCTCACCTGGTACCAGTACTACTCTTTGGATGTGATCGGCTTCCTCCTGGCGGTCGTACTGACGGTCATCTTCGTCACCTTTAAGGGCTGTGCCTTTGCCTTCCGGAAATGCTTCGGGAAAAAAGAGCGAGTGAAGAAATCTCATAAACCCAAGGCACACTGA